The following nucleotide sequence is from Aneurinibacillus soli.
CATTAAAATTTTTCTGGATTAATAAGGACAAAACCTAAATAAATCACCAGTATAAGCACGATGATTCCTGCGATTACCATTGTGATACGCCCCTTCCTTACGCTCTTTCACAAAATATAGTAAAGCCGGCAAACAAGAGAAATGATACAGCGAATAGTCCGACCGTCACAAAATCATTGAACAAGCATGTTCCCTCCTTTCATGAAAATTGGAATAAAAAATAGACCGACAATATCTCCTTCTCTATCAGAAAATGACATGCGGAAATGAACTCTGTAAACGCGCATTCGGGAAAGGATGCTGCGTTCAGGCGTGTTCTGCACGATCATCGATCTGTCAGAGAAAAAGTATCATCGGTCTACCGAATGCCCATCCGTGCCCTGCACGGACCTGCATCAAGTCCCCCTGTTCTTTTTCATTGTTGTAATGTAAACAAAGAAAAAAGACCTGCAAGCAATTTGAATAAATGGTTTTGTTTGCCGTAAAAAGGCAACAAAAAAACCATCCTCAACAGGCGGTCTATGACCTCCTTCGCTTTAGCCGACGAAGTTAGCTGACGGGTAGGATGGCGAAAGAGTATTCTCATCCTTCTCTGCAAAAGCAGAGATTAACCCCAAAAGATTGGTTCCTCCGTTCCCGGCGCGCCGGGACTAGGCCGAATATGCGGTTGCTTCATGTGCTTAATTATACGAGTGGGTTGGAATAAAAATAAAACCGTGAATATAGCGAAAATAGGAACAAAAGCGACGATTTATGCGGGAAAATAAGGATAAAATACTCACAATCGAATCAACACTCGTTTTTTTAACGTTTTTTATCACTTTACAAAGTTCTAGTATCGGGAGTAAGATACTACCATCATTTTAATACATATATAGTTAGAGCGCTGAGTCCCGGATAGGGAACGGGGGAACCAACTGTACAAGGTAGATATTTGTACACGGGGTGAATCGCGGCAGAGCCGTGTAGGGCGACTTTTCACGTCCGAATCCGACAGCTAACCTCGTAAGCGTGTGAGAGGAGTTAGAGAAATGGGGCAAGTAGTAAAAAGCCAGATGGAATCAACGATTAGTGAGGCGTATATTAAGTTTTTACGCGGTATGCTTGGCAGGGGACCAAAGGAAACTAAAACATACATTATCCGTGATATGGTGATTGTCCGGTTGAAGGATGTATTAACCCAGGAAGAAAAAGCGCTGTCC
It contains:
- the kdpF gene encoding K(+)-transporting ATPase subunit F; protein product: MVIAGIIVLILVIYLGFVLINPEKF